One Bacteroidota bacterium genomic region harbors:
- a CDS encoding spore maturation protein yields MVLSRFWSIIIAASILYILVLLFSGKTYTISNVVNGKQNDPIVVAEYTANDFRIQDSALFNRIVAAKPASVQKEETDYQLTDNGIVQLTKGKQASDGVFITCKNTIMDLWLPLIGYLTFFCGLLHLLSDSHALNRLAKFLTPLFVRIFPELPKGHPAYGFMTMNFAANFLGLDNAATPFGLKAMESMQEVNENKSRASNSQIMFLCLHAAGLTLIPTSIIGYRAAQNASNPADIMLPCIITSFVGTIAALIFVSIKQRINLLNLAVILLITGISALIGLLLFYITRLGGIEKIHFTGNLSNAVLLFIILMIVAYSLFHEKIFKQNQTNIFDSFVTGAKDGFTTGVRVLPYMIAMLVALSIFRNSGLMNIVMSGISAVMNLFNVDPQITNAIPVALMRPFSAGGSRGFMLDAMKTFGPDSLTGQLSCLFQGAAETTFYVVALYFGSVNVKDSRYTLGVMLLVDLVCVLTAIAVCNYYF; encoded by the coding sequence ATGGTACTCAGCAGATTCTGGTCAATCATCATTGCCGCTAGTATACTTTATATACTGGTATTACTTTTCAGTGGCAAAACCTATACTATTAGCAATGTAGTAAATGGGAAACAAAACGACCCGATTGTGGTTGCCGAGTATACCGCGAATGATTTCCGGATTCAGGATTCTGCATTATTCAACCGGATTGTTGCCGCTAAACCTGCATCGGTTCAAAAAGAGGAAACGGATTATCAACTGACAGATAACGGAATTGTCCAGCTGACAAAGGGCAAACAAGCGTCCGATGGTGTTTTCATCACTTGTAAAAATACAATCATGGATCTCTGGCTGCCACTGATCGGTTATCTCACTTTTTTCTGTGGATTATTGCACCTACTGAGCGACTCCCATGCCTTGAACCGACTCGCGAAATTTCTTACTCCTCTTTTTGTCAGGATATTTCCGGAATTACCCAAAGGACACCCTGCTTATGGCTTCATGACCATGAATTTCGCTGCCAACTTTCTTGGCCTTGATAATGCTGCTACACCATTCGGACTAAAGGCGATGGAAAGTATGCAGGAAGTAAACGAAAACAAAAGTCGGGCATCCAATAGTCAGATAATGTTTTTGTGTTTGCATGCTGCGGGTCTCACCCTGATTCCTACATCGATCATCGGTTACCGAGCGGCACAGAATGCGAGCAACCCTGCGGACATCATGCTGCCTTGTATTATCACTTCTTTTGTGGGTACCATCGCGGCTTTGATTTTTGTGAGTATCAAACAACGCATCAACCTTTTAAATCTCGCTGTAATTCTACTGATTACAGGCATCAGCGCACTGATCGGATTATTATTATTCTATATTACTCGTCTCGGTGGAATTGAGAAAATTCATTTTACAGGAAATTTAAGTAATGCAGTTTTGCTTTTTATTATTTTAATGATTGTCGCTTATTCTCTGTTTCACGAAAAAATATTCAAACAAAATCAAACCAATATTTTCGATTCCTTTGTAACAGGCGCTAAAGATGGCTTTACCACAGGTGTACGTGTATTGCCTTATATGATCGCGATGCTTGTTGCACTTAGTATTTTCAGAAATTCCGGTCTGATGAATATCGTGATGAGCGGAATCAGTGCTGTCATGAATCTTTTTAATGTTGACCCTCAGATTACCAATGCCATTCCGGTTGCACTCATGCGTCCATTCAGTGCAGGAGGATCCAGAGGATTTATGCTGGACGCCATGAAAACTTTTGGACCGGACAGTCTTACCGGACAACTTTCCTGCTTGTTCCAGGGTGCTGCTGAAACAACGTTTTATGTGGTGGCATTGTATTTTGGCTCTGTAAATGTGAAAGATTCCCGTTATACTCTCGGTGTGATGTTACTTGTTGACCTGGTGTGTGTACTGACCGCCATTGCTGTATGTAATTATTATTTTTGA
- a CDS encoding GNAT family N-acetyltransferase — protein MRYILETERLFLREFSTEDAPFVVQLVNSPGWLEFIGDRNIRNDEQARIYLENGPLLSYKQNGYGLSLVELKHGKTPIGMCGIINRENLENPDIGFAFLPEHMGQGFAFEVAQATMKYARENLKLPTVCAITVSGNLPSIKLLEKLGMKFSKMINFPDDPVELMLYRMDY, from the coding sequence ATGCGCTACATTCTTGAAACCGAACGATTATTCCTCAGAGAATTTTCTACCGAGGATGCACCATTCGTTGTACAGTTAGTGAATAGTCCGGGCTGGCTTGAATTTATCGGTGACCGGAACATACGGAACGATGAACAAGCAAGGATCTATCTTGAAAATGGTCCATTGTTAAGCTACAAACAGAATGGATACGGTTTGTCTTTGGTGGAGCTTAAGCATGGAAAAACCCCAATCGGAATGTGCGGTATTATCAATCGGGAAAATCTTGAAAATCCGGACATTGGTTTTGCATTTCTACCCGAGCACATGGGACAAGGATTCGCTTTTGAAGTGGCACAGGCAACAATGAAGTATGCGCGTGAAAATTTAAAACTTCCTACAGTATGCGCGATCACTGTGTCCGGAAACCTACCGTCGATCAAGCTTTTGGAAAAACTTGGAATGAAATTTAGCAAGATGATAAATTTTCCGGATGATCCTGTTGAGCTGATGTTGTACCGTATGGATTACTGA
- a CDS encoding ester cyclase, with product MKRIRNVYGLWLGLFAPMLISSCATSQQEKTDPVAANIKMYTGVWDKIINEGKLELFNDSNFTQNLVMHEGASDVVGIDSAKAYYSNYLTGFSNISFTIKDVFGQGDKIVKYWNFKGTHSGTFFGIPATGKEVNLDGVTLVRMEKGKIAEERDILDNLEFMQQLGLIPR from the coding sequence ATGAAAAGAATCAGAAATGTTTATGGTTTGTGGCTTGGGCTGTTTGCACCCATGTTGATTAGTTCATGCGCCACGTCACAGCAGGAAAAAACGGACCCTGTTGCGGCTAACATAAAAATGTATACTGGTGTTTGGGACAAGATAATTAATGAAGGGAAGCTGGAGTTATTCAACGATTCGAATTTTACACAAAATCTGGTGATGCATGAAGGTGCCAGCGATGTAGTTGGAATTGATAGTGCCAAAGCATATTATTCAAATTATCTTACCGGCTTCTCAAATATTTCTTTTACAATAAAAGATGTATTCGGACAAGGAGATAAAATTGTGAAGTATTGGAACTTTAAGGGAACACATTCAGGAACTTTCTTTGGTATTCCTGCCACCGGAAAAGAAGTAAATTTGGACGGAGTTACACTGGTCAGAATGGAAAAAGGAAAAATTGCGGAAGAGAGAGACATACTTGATAATTTGGAATTCATGCAACAACTCGGATTGATTCCCAGATAA
- a CDS encoding OsmC family protein, which translates to MNSDELKKLQAPLKDKYRERPEVATITLKASGSIGEGISCKVDTGKAIVEAGLHPATGGNGMLACSGDLLLEALVACAGVTLGAVATSIGVELEEGKIEAQGDLDFRGTLGVSKEAPVGFKAIRLQFTLKTDASEEQIASLAKLTERYCVVYQTLVKGVSVQSLFVKT; encoded by the coding sequence ATGAACTCCGATGAACTAAAAAAGCTACAGGCTCCTCTGAAAGACAAATACCGCGAGCGTCCTGAAGTTGCAACAATTACATTGAAAGCCTCTGGTAGTATTGGAGAAGGAATTTCCTGTAAAGTAGATACCGGTAAAGCAATAGTAGAAGCCGGGCTACATCCCGCCACAGGCGGAAATGGAATGCTCGCCTGCTCCGGAGATTTATTGCTGGAAGCACTTGTCGCCTGCGCGGGAGTAACACTCGGTGCAGTGGCTACTTCAATAGGGGTCGAACTTGAAGAAGGAAAAATTGAAGCTCAAGGCGATCTTGATTTCAGAGGCACTTTGGGTGTTTCAAAAGAAGCGCCTGTTGGGTTTAAGGCAATCCGACTACAATTTACCCTGAAGACAGATGCGTCAGAAGAACAAATCGCGTCACTGGCAAAGCTTACAGAAAGGTATTGTGTAGTTTATCAGACTTTGGTAAAGGGTGTATCTGTTCAGTCTTTATTTGTCAAAACTTAA